ATGACAGAAATACATTTCACAGGGTCACCAGTTCTGTGGGAATCTGAAATAGATCCTGAGGCCAAATAAATTTAGGAAACATTGCATTAATAGACACTGGTTTGACTGCAGTAGTTCTCAGGGCCCTTGATATACTGACATGGCCCCTTTCACTTTATATCCCCTCTTCAAAGGGGATATAAAATAATCAGCACACAAGGGTGATGCATGAATATTTAGACTCCAACATAGTCTCCAACCAATGAGAACGAACCTCACTCATCACTACTGGTTCCACTGTTTTCTTGGCAGTAGGTTCAAGatgaataatcacacacagaTTTTGCACTGTTTCCCAAAATTTTGCCCAAAGaactctgtttttgtttgaaCTGGTAAGAAATGCTCTGGCCATCAGGGTCCAGGAGAGGGACATCTCTGGCAGTGGCTGCTGATAGAACCGGCTGAGAGGTTTGACCATAGCTACAGAAGAGACGGATTTCAAAAGGCAGATGTCCCTCTGTCCCAGCTGCTCCCAGGACTCTGTCCCTGGTGGGTCAGCAGGTGCCTGTCCAGGTGGTGCTTGCGACCAAAGCTCTTCTCACAGCGAGGGCAATGGAAGGGCTTCTCCCCAGTATGGGTGAGCCAGTGTCTCACGAGGTGGTGCCTTCGGCCAAAGCTCTTCCCGCATTCAGTGCACACATGGCACTTTGGCACCGGTGGGGCAAGCTGCTGCTTCCCATTCCCGGGACTCTCTCCGATCTCTTGGCCCTTGTAGGACTTACCCTCCGCGTGGACTCTCTGGTGGCTGGCCAGATGGGAGTTGCATCGAAAATTCTTGCCACACTCAGAACACCTGCTTGGCTTGTCACGTAGATGGGTTTTCTGGTGCCTAATCAAGTGATGCCTTCTCCCAAAGCTTTTCTCACACTTGAGGCAGCTGTAGGGCCTTTCCCCAGTGTGTGTTTGCTGATGCCTGGCGAGATGGGAGCCCCACACAAACCGTTTCCCACACTGAGGGCATGTATGGGGCTTTAAGAGAGAGTCCATCTCAGCACTACCCAGAAGGCTTGAGAAGCTGTCTTCCCGAACAAAGGGTGGGCTTAGGAGCATGTTTCTGGGGCCCCTAGGCATGGACTCCCAGCTCTGAGCCTGCCCTGGATTCCAGGGAACAGTATCTTCAGATACACTGGATAACACCCTGGGAGTTTCCGGCTCTATTCCAGGAGTGTCACCTTCATGCTCGCTCCCGGCTCCTATGGGGAAGGAAGAACAGCACTCTTAGAAGGAGAGTCCGGAGAtgctatcccagcactcagtcccAGGGAAAGTTGTATGGTGCCAAATGTTATCCCAGAGGGGCTGGAAGAGCACGTGTGAAATCACAAGGTTGTGCAGTTGCTACAGGGATGTTCAAGAGCCTAGTCTTGAAGAGAAATGAGTCAAGTTTTCATCTGAGACTCTTTACCTTGTGAGTCTTCATTTCGTTCATAAAACAGGAACGCCcccctgtgtttgtgtgtgtgtgtgtgtttctctctctcccagtaAGACTAGAATCCTTCTTTTCAGGATAATTATATCCACTCTTGATCTACACTCAGTAAGTGATAAATGCTCTCATTATTCTTTTTCTATCATCATTATGTATTTACTACCGTTCATCGCTACCAGCCCCATCTTCACACCTCCAtctggacagagggaaggagTGAGCTGCAGTCGTCGCTGGTTAAGTCACCAGCTGTCAGCATCAGTAGATCCATTCAGAAGACATCTATCTCTGCAGTGACATGGACGCTGACCTACAGCATCAATAACGACTCTTAAAAGATGACTATTACGTTTTGATGCTCGTCTGCAATCACGTGTTAGCATAGCTAGCTGTAATAACTTAGAAACGAGGTCTCACAGGTATGACCTATGATCCAAGCCCACACAGCCTGACTTCAGGGTCTGCCTTGCACCCCAGCCTTGCTTTTGGAAATATAAGAATTCTGAGCTTTGTGCTTAGTGACACAGTAAAGACGACACCACAAGAGAGGGTTTCTGGGTCCTCACCTGTATATGTGACCTTCAGGATATCTCTCCCTTCTAAGTCCTGGGGGTCAGGTACCCACTGCTCTCCTCCTCCGTCTGGCTGAGAAAGCATGTCCAGTTTGGGAATCGGAAACCCTGCACACgagaaaaggaaacagacacacaccAGCTTACTTCAACAGCAATTCTATATTAATGAACAAAACCGTTCCCTAGATTCCTCCTTGGGATGCCAGGACTGAAGAGTTGGACAGAAGCCTCCAGTCACTTCTGTTagtccctctttctttttctagaaaaccACAAGCTCTTTCCCAAGGAACCAGTTTGTCTTCCACTCACCTCCTCCTAGGCCATATCCTTCTGGCCATGACTGTACCTCAGATCCACTGTCAATTCCACTGCAGTACCCTTACTTTCCCATGGGGGCGCTCCAGGTCCCAGGGATATAGCTCCAGGTgtccctgtctctgctctctaAGTCTCAAATTCCCAACCAAGATGAGCTTCAATTTTTCCCTCCATAATTTGCCATTATGTACAAAAAGATCCCTTGCTTCAACTTTTTCAGGCTGATCTCCAACATTCTTTCTTTGGTGGAAGTCTACCTAGACAGAGTCCCTGACAGCGAAAGCCTCCTAGGCAGGTACTATCCAACAGCCCTCAGGTGATCCCACCCTCCCAGGAGAGCCTTTCAGGACACAGAATGTCCTGCTTACTCAGAGAGACGACAATCCCACAGTTTTCCTGCATAACATATTCTCCATAAAAGTCAGTCTGCGAGGGATCCAGGCTCCGCCACTCCTCCTGGGAGAAGCACAATGACACATCCTTGATGGTTACCAGTCCCTGAAACAAACACAGAGGTTGTCTGTCAGCAGTTGCTCTGATGGAAAATACGATCTTACTATGAAGGGCTGAGATAGTCCAGGAAGGAGGGTGAGAGAGGACCCAGCTAGAGAACTGCCAACAGGTGAGTAGGCAAGACCCATAGCTttgtaaagagaaaaagagtaaagaaatgaGATCAAGGAGTGAGTGAGGATAATTCGCTAGACGAGGTTCCCGTGTGAGACCATGAGAAGTCAGAGCCGTGACAAAGGCATCACTCCCTCTTTAACTACAGGTGTCTACTAAGTCTCCTCTTACCTCCTCATCCTTTCTTGCAGACTGTACCACAGCCTCCTTCCTCCACTCGACCTTCCCTTCTCTGTCAACACAACATGACATGAACAAAACACGCTGGCTCCCCTGGTATGCTATGATGCCCCATCAGGTGCTACGGTACAGTGGGTAAGCCCAAAATCTGGAGCCAAATGACTGTTAGCTCTACTGCATCTTAGTGGTATTATCCAAatgcctccatctctctctgctccaaCGTTCTCACAATAAAATGGGATGATTACCTGGCCCCCATATTACACAGCACATACAAGGTGCACAGGAAAGAATGCATGTGATAAGCTTTCTGCACGTGTTGCTATTAGCGATGCTGCCGTCTTTCCTGGCTGGTCTCTAGACTtgtgctctcttcctgcttcttctttctcttctctttcctaaaAGCTGTAAGATCTACACACCCCTCTGCTTTGTGCTTTCTAAGCTTTCCCCGGAACCTCTTTTCTCACTTCTTtcaggattttttcttttattttattttatttttgagataagggcTGACCATGCTACACAGACTGGCCCAAAATTCTTGGGCTTGGGCAACACttgtgcctcagtctccctaaGTGACTGGAATTACTGCTGGGCACCATCATACCTGATTACAGATTTTCTTCCCCCAAAGAATCCAATTAGTTATTCTGAActcctcatcccatcccacaGATAACATTCAAAACCAATTTACATCCCTTAGAAACAGAATCTACTCGGCTATAAGCATACCATTAGTGTTCATAACCAGCCAACGGGATGATGCCAAAGCTATAGAAAGGCAACTGCAGTGACCTTGGGAGAAGACAGGGTGGGGAAAGAACTCACCTGGGATCCAGCTGCAAGAAGTGCGGCTGCCATTTCCCAGTCTGCAGTGTTGCTCTCCTGAGGAACTGATGGAGCACAGGGAGCAGACTGAGCTGATAAGGGGAGAGAGGAGCTgttagagataaaaaaaaaaaatctgtcccaGCATGCACTGGGGCCCATTTTCCTTCTCAATCTATGCTCCCTGGTAAAAACTCAAATGTATACATTTAAATGTAGATGCCTTCACTCAACATGTTCTGTAAGGATTTAATGACATTGAATTGGAATAGTCATAGCATGAATGGATTCTTATCAAGTATCCTACATTATTATTGACCGTGTTTTACAATAACCATGAGTCTCTAGCActtcctgtgtctcccacatcCAATACCATTAACTATGCACTTGCATGTAGGAGGAACGACTATGGGAGAAACAGAAGAAGCCCATTGGCACAGTTAGGGAAATGCAGGGCCCCACTGTGTACTGGACAGCAGAGTCCAGGAAAAAACAGGCTGGATATGGTATTAGATGTGTCCTTCAGTCCATGGCCCTTAGAGTTAACTGTTGCTGGagatgtaacccaggctggcctggaaccctgGAACTCGTGGCaatcctcctaccttagcctccaAGTAATGAGATTACAAGTATGAGCAACTGCATCCAGCCAGGTAGGAAATTTCTAACACTACTTTTTGAGCAGAGACTAGAAGACTTGTAGTGCTTCCAAAGCACCCTGCGTGTCCTCACACTTCTCCTGAAGGGACAGTGGCTCCTCTTCAAGGTCACAGTGAAGGTGCTCCAGCGCCCCTGGTGCTGTTCTCCATGGGCCCTCTTCCTGGTTTCCTCTCTCCATCTGGGGCTCTGCCCCATCCAGATGTACATTTGTCGACTCCCATCCTGCTCCCAGGGCTGCAGGCTGTTCAGAAAGCATTTCTGCGGCAAGCACAGACCGTGACCTGGAACACGCCAAAAGCAACTACAGAAGGTGGGGAAGGGCATGCCAAAGCCATTTCAGAGAAGGCTGAGGATGACAGTGAGAGGAGCCCAGCAGGAGACAAACTCACAAAGCATGATGTTGAGTCAAAACTTTTCTGGAGGAACTAAAAAACTGACCAGCACCACACAGTCAAGGCGCTGCCATTTTGGAGACCTTGTGCTATAAAGTACATCCCTGAGGACCGCAAGaacttccttaaaaataaaagaaaaatcccgAAAACCCAGAGGCTATCCGTTGCATTTCTACCATCCAAAGTGCAGTGGATGTGGGGGAAATGCAGGAAGGAATGCATTCAACAAAGATGGGAGTGAGCAGACCCAGAGATTCTATGCCACAAACTGCAACCTCATCAACTGATTTAGACGTCCCACCCAGGGGTGTGACCTGTCATGAGCACCTGTTCAGAAAGCGTCTCCTGTAAGAAAAGCCTCAACAAAGGGACATGTGACCAATCACTCATATGTAGGACATGGACAGTGATACAAGCATAGCAGAAAAACCAGGATCCCGGAGCCTATAGCTGAGGTATAAACACCCAACACAGCCCTAACTGATGAGAGAAACTGCAGGTCAGTGAGGAGCTGAAGTAATCggagaaagcagaaaagaacGGAGGTTGGACAAGATATGGAAACCAGGGAAGGTGTGTTATTAACACAAACATTGGGGGAATCAACAGCCCCATGGTCTGAAATACAAGATACACTTGCTTGACAGGCACCAGTCACAATGCATTATATACATTCAAGAATGGTATGGAGAAGGCAGGATTTGCTCATTGGAAGACATTCAAGTCAAGAAAGGGACAGCACACACCGTCAGTGGAAATGGACACGGTTTTTTTGCTTGTCAAGCACAAAAGGCTGAGCAGTCACACCAGCTGTAAGCATCTGTATGTATCAAACAGAAGGAACGGGTTCTGGACCCAAGAAAGAGATTTAggttagttttgttgttgttgtttttaaagaatcagtcCTACAAAGCATACGATCAAGTCTGCACTCCTCTTTGGACATTTATAGAACAAGACAGGTCCCATTTGAGAATGACTTTCTGCTTGGCAATCTATTTTTGTGATTCTTATACAATACCCAAATAAACAGGGTCGCCAAAAATCTCCCAAGAACGGGTCAGAATTTCGGTAGCTACTTTGGCTATCGCGTGATCATTCGATACGTGAATTGAAGGCTACAGTAGACCTCAAGCGGCTTACTTTCTTGTCTATTTTTCTTTGACAAAAATTTCTAAGCACAGTGTACAGGAAAAACaaatttctctttcatctttgaAACCCAAAGATCCTCGTGGACGCATCTTGAACTAATACCCAGTTTACGTGGTCTCTCTTTCAAGGACTTCtcatgagaaaggaaaagagtaaaGCGTACTAAGGGGAAACTTCAATTATAGCTCTCCTCTGAATTTCAGCCCCTGTATCCGTCTCAGTTTTAAATGCGCAGGGCACCCATCGCCCTTTTTCTCCATAAGCCATCCTTGTTTCTGACTGCCTGCGCAAGTTCTCAGCACATTTCAAGTCCAGCCTAGCACCTGGACACCTGCCTCCAACCCATTTCCCTTCATGTCCTCGGCAGAAAGGTCCTCCCACGCACGGAAGCCTTTCTGAAGAGCCCACTGGGCCTGCTGGACGACGACAGAAAAACCTTTGAAAATGCTGGCAAAACCCGAGCAAAGGAAGGAGTGGATAACTGTCACCTCCCTGCATTCCCTAAGGAGATCATGGCAGAGCGAGCATCTGAGCTGCAGAATGAAcctgttttctctccttcctttccctagtTCAGGATGATCCCAAGCTGGCCGAGCATAGGTTCTTGGGCTTTCCTTCCTGTTGTCTGCTTATGTACCTAGGAGGCTGGGCATCtgcagaaagttttttttttttctttctttctttctttctttctttctttctttctttctttctttctttctttctttctttttccagagaGTTCTGTTGTTGGATAGAGAATGGGCCCTGGTATCAAAGAGGGGCCCAAGGGCACAGGGACATGAGTGACTCTAGTAGCCCCGCCGCGGGTGTGGCACGGCCAGGGCCCCGAGCCTGCAGCGAGTAAGGTTTCTTCTCTCCGGATCACAGCACCCCGGGGAGGGTCAGATTTCAGAAGACTGGGGACATGACAAAACCTGAGCGAGCAAAGCGGGGCCAGAAAACAGGTTCCCTCGAGCCGAGGCTAGAGCAAGTGAGAAAAAGGGTGCCGCGGGCGTCCGCGCGAGTGACAGCAGTGGGACCGGGTACGCAGCATCGAGGCCACAGTCCCCACTGCCAGGCCGGCTCCCTCCCCCTTCGCCCGCCCTCGTCCCGGCCACACTCACCCTGGCTCGGGCCCTTGGTGCTGCCTCCCGCCTGGCGCGGCCGAGCCCGCGGCCCGCACAGCCAGCGACAGGCGACGGCGGCCAGCGCGGGGCGGGCACAGGAAATCCCGCCGCTTCCGGGGCTCCTTGGTGCGGGCGGGGGTGGGCGCAGACGGAGGGGACAACTGGACCCGTGGTCGGGTCGCCGCAGCCCCGGGGCGCGCTGCTCCGGGGGTCCCGCCCACAGCCGGTGCCTCCGACCACCCACAGCGCCCGGTTGGCCAAGTGGGCTGGTTCCCTCTGCTTGCCCTCGCGACAGCCAAGGCCGACCAGAGAGAGCACCGAGACAGTGGACTCCGAAGGAAGCCTTTTGGTTCCACCAAGATGGTGCTGTATGAAGGGGGCTGTGCCCTGCATGGTCTTCGGATCTGAAGAGACATGGGTTGCCAGCGTGCACACCACATTtagaagatttaatttttttaaaaaaaatgtaataattaaGCTACGTTAGTTAAATATGTTAATTTTGCATATTACAAATGTGACCTGCGCTACATTTCTTCTGGGCATTTCCACCTTAAAGCATTAAGAGGAAAGTGACTGGCGAAGACCAGAAAGGCCTACAAAACAGATAATGGTAGAACCAGCTAGTAAATGTCACAATGTTTTATCAAACATTATCAAAATCATTCTGCAAAATCTTACCGCTCTGACTTAAAGAATAAATGACTCAAAGCAGAGCGTATGAGACAGGTATTCCTTTAATAGGCATCAACTCGCTGTTAAATGTCATTCGTTGTAAATATATGTTGGAAATCAAAGAAAGAACTGTCAGGGGAGGCTTGCGTCAATGGCTATTTGCCATAAACTATaatgtgatttgtttttaaaaatc
The Microtus pennsylvanicus isolate mMicPen1 chromosome 2, mMicPen1.hap1, whole genome shotgun sequence DNA segment above includes these coding regions:
- the Znf641 gene encoding zinc finger protein 641 isoform X2, whose translation is MLSEQPAALGAGWESTNVHLDGAEPQMERGNQEEGPWRTAPGALEHLHCDLEEEPLSLQEKSQSAPCAPSVPQESNTADWEMAAALLAAGSQGLVTIKDVSLCFSQEEWRSLDPSQTDFYGEYVMQENCGIVVSLRFPIPKLDMLSQPDGGGEQWVPDPQDLEGRDILKVTYTGAGSEHEGDTPGIEPETPRVLSSVSEDTVPWNPGQAQSWESMPRGPRNMLLSPPFVREDSFSSLLGSAEMDSLLKPHTCPQCGKRFVWGSHLARHQQTHTGERPYSCLKCEKSFGRRHHLIRHQKTHLRDKPSRCSECGKNFRCNSHLASHQRVHAEGKSYKGQEIGESPGNGKQQLAPPVPKCHVCTECGKSFGRRHHLVRHWLTHTGEKPFHCPRCEKSFGRKHHLDRHLLTHQGQSPGSSWDRGTSAF
- the Znf641 gene encoding zinc finger protein 641 isoform X1 gives rise to the protein MYIWMGQSPRWREETRKRAHGEQHQGRWSTFTVTLKRSHCPFRRSLSLLPVLHQFLRRATLQTGKWQPHFLQLDPREGKVEWRKEAVVQSARKDEEGLVTIKDVSLCFSQEEWRSLDPSQTDFYGEYVMQENCGIVVSLRFPIPKLDMLSQPDGGGEQWVPDPQDLEGRDILKVTYTGAGSEHEGDTPGIEPETPRVLSSVSEDTVPWNPGQAQSWESMPRGPRNMLLSPPFVREDSFSSLLGSAEMDSLLKPHTCPQCGKRFVWGSHLARHQQTHTGERPYSCLKCEKSFGRRHHLIRHQKTHLRDKPSRCSECGKNFRCNSHLASHQRVHAEGKSYKGQEIGESPGNGKQQLAPPVPKCHVCTECGKSFGRRHHLVRHWLTHTGEKPFHCPRCEKSFGRKHHLDRHLLTHQGQSPGSSWDRGTSAF
- the Znf641 gene encoding zinc finger protein 641 isoform X3 — its product is MERGNQEEGPWRTAPGALEHLHCDLEEEPLSLQEKSQSAPCAPSVPQESNTADWEMAAALLAAGSQGLVTIKDVSLCFSQEEWRSLDPSQTDFYGEYVMQENCGIVVSLRFPIPKLDMLSQPDGGGEQWVPDPQDLEGRDILKVTYTGAGSEHEGDTPGIEPETPRVLSSVSEDTVPWNPGQAQSWESMPRGPRNMLLSPPFVREDSFSSLLGSAEMDSLLKPHTCPQCGKRFVWGSHLARHQQTHTGERPYSCLKCEKSFGRRHHLIRHQKTHLRDKPSRCSECGKNFRCNSHLASHQRVHAEGKSYKGQEIGESPGNGKQQLAPPVPKCHVCTECGKSFGRRHHLVRHWLTHTGEKPFHCPRCEKSFGRKHHLDRHLLTHQGQSPGSSWDRGTSAF